In Deltaproteobacteria bacterium, a single genomic region encodes these proteins:
- a CDS encoding alpha/beta hydrolase, translated as MEPQSHFFDIDGVKIHVADWGGAGPDLLLIHANGFFGRLYRRLIESWSGRYRVRTMDWRGQGDSDKPPLERCHWSHLHADVERIVDRLGLSGFYGVGHSGGGAMLAYYAATHPGRVRRLALLEPVVIPHEPPFTDQLEAGNSPLVERTLRRRVVWDNRRQLFDAYRGKDAFAGWQEDVLWDYANHGTYDLPDGRIALKCPAEVEAQIFATTSSMDMFSAMHQVDCPVLVLRGERTEPFLALAAERLAGRVPKGTLATMPETTHFLAMEKPGEIAKIIETYFASAEQ; from the coding sequence ATGGAACCGCAGAGCCATTTTTTCGATATTGATGGAGTGAAGATTCACGTTGCCGATTGGGGAGGCGCGGGACCGGACCTGCTGCTTATTCACGCCAACGGCTTTTTTGGCCGTCTCTATCGGCGCTTGATAGAGAGCTGGAGCGGGCGTTATCGCGTACGCACCATGGACTGGCGAGGGCAGGGGGACAGCGACAAGCCGCCGCTTGAACGATGCCATTGGTCACACTTACACGCGGATGTAGAACGGATCGTGGACCGGCTGGGACTGTCCGGGTTTTACGGCGTCGGGCATTCCGGCGGTGGTGCGATGCTCGCGTATTATGCGGCGACGCATCCAGGGAGAGTCCGACGGCTCGCCTTGTTGGAGCCGGTGGTGATTCCCCACGAGCCACCGTTTACCGATCAACTCGAGGCTGGCAACTCGCCATTGGTGGAGCGCACGTTGCGTCGGCGGGTGGTGTGGGACAATCGCCGCCAGCTCTTCGATGCGTATCGAGGGAAGGATGCTTTTGCCGGCTGGCAGGAAGATGTCCTCTGGGATTATGCCAACCATGGCACGTACGATTTGCCGGACGGGCGCATCGCTCTCAAATGTCCGGCAGAGGTCGAGGCACAAATTTTCGCGACGACGAGCTCGATGGACATGTTCTCTGCTATGCACCAAGTAGACTGCCCGGTGTTGGTGCTTCGAGGCGAACGCACTGAGCCCTTTCTGGCGCTTGCCGCCGAACGGCTGGCGGGGCGCGTTCCGAAAGGGACGTTGGCGACCATGCCCGAGACGACACACTTTCTGGCGATGGAAAAACCTGGAGAGATAGCGAAGATCATCGAAACCTACTTCGCTTCTGCGGAACAGTGA
- a CDS encoding MFS transporter — MNGGKRGPWQGDVSRYTLFFALTYFVQGAIDLTSGLANQPVQYLLKEQLHLSAAHTGFFFAVIGIGWTIKPLYGAISDFFPLAGWQRKSYLLLMSLLGMGSWLALSVLPPEYTTVLLLLTCCAATLAFCDVMIDALMVEAGRPFGLTGRFQAVQWASISLAFTLAQFAGGYLSAHAAPQAVFLLSAGFPLITAVATLALVQEPPRTMSAENVRATRIALWQAANSPTLWITAGFLFFWNFSPSLGTPLLYYQTDVLGFSKTFIGTLGAIGNAAGIVGALIFFRYFRFVNLERLLGIAVGLGVLSTLSFASLIGPKSAVGIFFVSGLLSQITHLAVLDLAARSCPARAEGTVFALLMACLNIGRTGSTFIGGWLYDHVGLTLLIGVSAGFTALCWGIVPWLRSAMREDSRSSRTA, encoded by the coding sequence ATGAACGGAGGAAAGCGCGGGCCTTGGCAAGGCGACGTGAGCCGCTACACCCTCTTCTTCGCGCTCACTTATTTCGTCCAAGGCGCGATCGATCTGACCTCCGGTCTCGCCAACCAACCCGTCCAATACTTACTCAAGGAACAACTCCATCTGTCCGCCGCGCACACCGGATTCTTCTTCGCGGTGATCGGCATAGGCTGGACGATCAAGCCGTTGTACGGCGCGATTTCCGACTTTTTTCCGCTCGCCGGCTGGCAACGTAAGAGCTACCTGTTGCTCATGAGCCTCCTAGGAATGGGAAGCTGGCTGGCGCTGTCCGTGTTGCCTCCGGAGTACACAACCGTCTTGCTCTTGCTGACCTGCTGTGCAGCCACGCTGGCCTTCTGCGACGTGATGATCGACGCGCTGATGGTCGAAGCCGGCAGACCGTTCGGTCTCACTGGCAGGTTCCAAGCCGTGCAGTGGGCGTCGATCAGCCTAGCTTTTACCTTGGCGCAATTCGCCGGAGGCTACCTGTCCGCGCACGCTGCACCGCAAGCTGTTTTTCTCCTGTCCGCCGGTTTCCCGCTCATCACCGCAGTGGCAACGCTCGCCCTCGTGCAAGAGCCGCCCAGAACGATGAGCGCCGAGAATGTCCGCGCCACGCGTATCGCGCTGTGGCAGGCGGCGAATTCTCCCACGCTGTGGATCACAGCGGGCTTCCTGTTTTTCTGGAACTTCAGCCCGTCTCTCGGTACGCCGCTTCTGTACTACCAAACGGATGTCCTGGGGTTTTCCAAAACCTTCATCGGGACGCTCGGTGCGATCGGCAACGCGGCGGGTATCGTCGGAGCGCTGATCTTTTTTCGTTATTTCCGCTTCGTCAATCTAGAGCGGTTGCTCGGTATCGCGGTCGGGCTTGGCGTTCTTTCCACGCTAAGCTTCGCCAGTCTTATCGGCCCTAAGTCCGCAGTCGGCATTTTCTTCGTCTCTGGATTGCTCTCGCAAATCACACACTTGGCCGTGCTGGACCTCGCCGCACGTTCGTGTCCGGCGCGGGCAGAAGGAACGGTCTTCGCCCTTTTGATGGCGTGTCTGAATATCGGTCGCACCGGCTCCACCTTTATCGGCGGTTGGCTGTACGACCACGTGGGGTTGACACTGTTGATTGGCGTGAGCGCGGGCTTCACCGCGCTGTGTTGGGGAATCGTACCGTGGTTGAGGAGTGCTATGCGCGAGGACAGTCGGTCTTCAAGAACAGCATAG
- a CDS encoding glutathione S-transferase family protein, which translates to MLLYLDTTRAPNPRRVRMYVAEKGLTIPTKELNLRAGEQRTPEFLRKNPFAGVPILELDDGTVIAETLAIMEYLEELHPEPPLIGADPVARALVRMWDRRCEIGVYLAASRMVLNKGEVSDHARKTLVARLALVNDGLAGREWLAGQFSIADIMLFIGLETAHHGQFALDPAWTNVSRWYAMMKARPSATL; encoded by the coding sequence ATGCTGCTCTACTTAGACACGACCCGCGCTCCCAACCCGAGAAGAGTCCGCATGTATGTAGCGGAAAAAGGACTGACGATTCCCACCAAGGAATTGAACCTGCGCGCCGGTGAGCAGCGCACGCCGGAGTTCCTGCGCAAGAATCCTTTTGCCGGGGTCCCGATCCTAGAACTGGACGACGGCACGGTCATCGCCGAGACCTTGGCGATCATGGAATACTTGGAAGAACTTCACCCGGAGCCGCCGTTGATCGGTGCCGACCCGGTCGCGCGCGCGCTGGTGCGCATGTGGGATAGGCGTTGCGAAATCGGCGTCTACTTGGCCGCCTCGCGGATGGTGCTCAACAAAGGCGAAGTGTCGGACCATGCCCGCAAGACGTTGGTCGCTCGCCTCGCCCTGGTGAACGACGGCTTGGCTGGACGCGAATGGCTCGCCGGACAATTCTCGATCGCCGACATTATGCTCTTCATCGGGCTGGAAACCGCGCATCATGGGCAATTCGCGCTCGATCCGGCGTGGACCAACGTCAGCCGCTGGTACGCCATGATGAAGGCCAGGCCGAGCGCAACATTGTGA
- a CDS encoding ATP-grasp domain-containing protein yields MAVEVLITCPSQRDRTAISTLSGYNFHLLDVPLNPRTPSPELNLLEYIDRCRDYIRTYRIDAIYYSRDVGDLVAAALCAEFGLPGPSVESVFLCIHKYYSRQAEPSPIRCEALDLQAAQPTVSSYPCYLKPPWLNLGILGFKLDSPTDLEQALAIARRDYAAWSPLYYPFFQRYVDTQKYPLATRDIMLVEEFIDGPQVTVEGWVYQQEPHIWAITDTNTYTGTRVIDNFSLPSQHPAHIQRLLAQRADEAIRSVGLDNGFFNIEFWCHDDEVRLTEINGRAATCFYNLYRQCLDACIYEAGLQLACGRAPAVEIGAARQVGGQFNFITFAEDRADRLLDFTRAREIPGLTLYFSEDDTIRQMSEFGIVLAQLDLFGPSYETIHAEAERLRRLLLKRPEHSPWGTGSNE; encoded by the coding sequence ATGGCTGTGGAGGTGTTGATTACCTGCCCGTCGCAAAGAGACCGCACTGCGATCTCAACGCTTTCCGGCTATAACTTCCACCTCTTGGATGTACCGCTCAACCCGCGCACGCCGTCGCCTGAGCTGAATTTGTTGGAGTATATCGACCGTTGCCGCGACTACATCCGCACGTATCGTATTGATGCCATCTACTACTCGCGCGATGTTGGTGACCTGGTCGCTGCCGCGCTATGCGCCGAGTTTGGCCTGCCCGGTCCCAGCGTCGAATCCGTATTTCTCTGCATTCATAAATACTATTCGCGCCAAGCGGAGCCGTCTCCCATCCGCTGCGAAGCGCTTGATCTTCAGGCTGCGCAGCCCACAGTCTCCTCGTATCCGTGTTACCTGAAGCCTCCGTGGCTCAACCTCGGTATTCTCGGCTTCAAGCTCGACTCTCCGACGGATCTGGAACAGGCGCTTGCGATTGCGCGCCGCGACTATGCGGCGTGGTCGCCGCTCTACTATCCGTTCTTTCAACGCTACGTCGATACGCAAAAATACCCGCTGGCGACGCGCGACATCATGTTGGTCGAAGAGTTCATCGACGGGCCGCAGGTGACGGTCGAAGGCTGGGTGTACCAACAGGAGCCACACATCTGGGCCATCACCGACACCAACACCTACACCGGGACGCGCGTGATCGATAATTTCTCGCTGCCCTCGCAGCATCCGGCGCATATCCAGCGACTGCTTGCCCAGCGCGCCGACGAGGCGATTCGGAGCGTGGGGTTGGACAACGGATTCTTCAATATCGAGTTCTGGTGTCATGACGATGAGGTGAGGCTGACGGAAATCAATGGACGCGCCGCGACCTGCTTCTATAATCTTTATCGTCAGTGCCTCGATGCCTGCATTTATGAAGCCGGTCTCCAGCTCGCGTGTGGACGTGCACCGGCGGTGGAGATCGGCGCAGCACGACAGGTCGGCGGGCAGTTCAATTTCATTACCTTCGCCGAAGATCGTGCTGATCGACTGCTCGATTTCACTCGAGCGCGAGAGATTCCCGGTCTGACTCTCTATTTTTCCGAAGACGACACGATACGGCAGATGAGCGAGTTCGGTATCGTGCTTGCGCAACTCGATCTCTTCGGTCCCAGCTACGAAACGATTCATGCCGAGGCGGAACGATTACGGAGACTGCTCTTGAAACGACCGGAGCACTCGCCGTGGGGAACGGGAAGTAATGAGTAA
- the egtC gene encoding ergothioneine biosynthesis protein EgtC, producing the protein MCRFVAYLGQPTTLESVISKPEHSLVVQSYKPLEMTSGTVNADGFGVGWYNRSIDPTPCVYTNVAPIWSDRNLPNLSRHIASDCIFANVRSATPGLPVDQSNCQPFTYRRFMGMHNGYIENFRFTLMRQIREILRDEYYTAIGGSTDSEHIFALFLNYLHGQLVTLDTIIGALHETISRLASWAEELDIRVALNLAVTDGDHIVASRFSNQGPAPSLYFAKNTGLFVAAGAIVSERLWAGAEWVEIAEASIVGFDASLDLQDYRLERSVTA; encoded by the coding sequence ATGTGCAGATTCGTTGCCTATCTTGGCCAGCCGACGACGCTGGAGAGCGTCATCAGCAAGCCTGAGCATTCGCTGGTGGTGCAAAGCTACAAGCCGTTGGAGATGACTTCGGGGACGGTGAATGCCGACGGTTTCGGTGTTGGCTGGTACAACCGGAGCATCGATCCGACGCCGTGTGTGTACACCAACGTCGCCCCGATTTGGAGTGACCGCAATCTGCCGAACTTGAGTCGGCACATCGCCTCGGACTGCATTTTTGCCAATGTTCGCAGCGCGACGCCGGGCCTCCCCGTCGATCAGAGTAACTGTCAACCGTTTACGTACCGCCGTTTCATGGGCATGCATAACGGCTACATCGAGAACTTTCGCTTTACCTTGATGCGCCAGATTCGTGAGATCTTGCGCGACGAGTATTACACCGCGATCGGCGGCTCGACGGATTCGGAGCATATCTTCGCCTTGTTCCTGAATTATCTGCATGGCCAACTGGTGACGTTGGACACCATCATCGGTGCTTTGCATGAGACGATTAGCCGGCTGGCGAGCTGGGCGGAGGAGTTGGATATTCGTGTCGCGCTCAACCTCGCTGTGACCGATGGGGACCATATTGTGGCCTCGCGTTTCTCGAACCAAGGTCCCGCGCCATCCCTCTATTTCGCGAAAAATACTGGCCTCTTCGTCGCTGCCGGCGCCATCGTTTCCGAACGCTTGTGGGCGGGAGCGGAGTGGGTAGAAATTGCCGAGGCGAGCATTGTCGGGTTCGATGCGTCGCTGGATTTGCAAGACTATCGCCTGGAACGGAGCGTGACGGCATGA
- the egtB gene encoding ergothioneine biosynthesis protein EgtB has product MEEARTDTLRLFAEVDEADFRRRAHPDFSPLGWHLGHIGVTEAFWLLQQCQGMLPLSPAYERFFTPTDTPKPERGSLPPRAAILAYLATVRERVWAFLATVNFATNHALLQNGGIFNMVLQHEEQHLETIAVIRQLLAADAYARAPQCDGRDGRPAVGSSMFVSREPELVPIPAGAFLLGSNERASTLDNERPRHEVFVSAFAIDRFPVKNGDFLRFVEAGGYRERAWWSDHGWAWVRRLHVEHPLHWCRVAGQWGEIQQTGAALLQLERPVQCVNWYEADAYARFAGKRLPTEAEWEKAAAVGRLEGVGQRWEWTATWFAPYPGFIAHPYDGYSVPYFDGCHRVLRGGSWATRRQVKRRTFRNWYHPWVREIFAGIRCARDD; this is encoded by the coding sequence ATGGAGGAGGCGCGCACCGATACGCTCCGCCTTTTTGCCGAGGTGGACGAGGCGGATTTTCGTCGTCGGGCGCATCCCGACTTTAGTCCGTTGGGGTGGCATCTCGGCCACATCGGTGTGACGGAAGCTTTTTGGTTGCTGCAGCAATGCCAAGGGATGCTGCCACTCTCACCAGCTTACGAGCGGTTTTTCACGCCGACGGATACGCCAAAACCTGAGCGCGGCAGCTTGCCGCCCCGCGCCGCGATTCTCGCGTATTTGGCAACGGTACGTGAGCGAGTCTGGGCTTTTCTTGCCACGGTCAACTTTGCGACGAACCATGCCCTTCTGCAAAACGGAGGAATCTTCAACATGGTGCTGCAGCACGAAGAGCAGCATCTGGAGACTATCGCAGTGATTCGGCAACTGTTGGCTGCCGACGCTTATGCTCGCGCACCACAATGCGATGGGCGCGATGGGCGACCGGCTGTCGGGTCTTCCATGTTCGTGAGTCGAGAGCCGGAGCTGGTACCTATTCCTGCCGGTGCGTTCCTGCTCGGCAGTAACGAGCGGGCATCGACGTTGGATAATGAACGCCCTCGCCATGAAGTGTTCGTCTCGGCGTTTGCCATAGATCGCTTCCCAGTGAAGAATGGCGATTTCTTGCGGTTCGTCGAAGCCGGGGGTTACCGCGAGCGCGCGTGGTGGAGCGACCACGGATGGGCATGGGTGCGACGCTTGCACGTCGAGCACCCGCTGCATTGGTGTCGTGTCGCAGGTCAGTGGGGAGAGATCCAACAGACCGGCGCGGCGCTACTGCAACTGGAGCGTCCGGTGCAGTGTGTCAACTGGTACGAGGCTGACGCGTATGCGCGGTTTGCGGGGAAACGCTTACCCACTGAAGCCGAATGGGAGAAAGCCGCCGCGGTGGGGAGGTTGGAAGGCGTGGGCCAAAGATGGGAGTGGACGGCGACGTGGTTCGCGCCGTATCCGGGGTTCATCGCCCATCCCTACGATGGTTACTCGGTGCCGTATTTTGACGGGTGCCATCGCGTGCTGCGCGGCGGTTCGTGGGCGACGCGTCGCCAGGTGAAACGGCGGACTTTTCGTAACTGGTATCACCCCTGGGTGAGAGAAATTTTTGCGGGCATTCGTTGCGCGCGAGACGACTAA
- the egtD gene encoding L-histidine N(alpha)-methyltransferase, which yields MSNHSFSSSPTASASRLRLVTPSEIRSAFREDVAHGLQQPQKAIPPKYFYDRQGSLLFEEICRQPEYYLTRTETAILTRYAAAIVDVVGECAIVELGSGSSLKTRLLLDECQRRYRRAHYIPVDISASMLEATARKLLEEYPHLRIDALAADYLTGLSVLPAAPRRLALFLGSNLGNFSPSEQEQLFRQLARTLQRGDFLLIGLDLRKPLDVVEPAYNDAAGVTAAFNLNLLQRMNRELRADFDLGAFSHVAFYNPIQHQIEMHLRSEREQQVAIRDLSLAVSFHAGETIHTEISRKFDLDEIDAQLALFGFRPRARWSDARSWFAVCLFRFSGPLNPEV from the coding sequence ATGAGCAATCATTCTTTCTCTTCCTCTCCCACTGCCTCTGCAAGCCGTCTTCGTCTCGTAACACCAAGCGAAATTCGTTCCGCTTTTCGTGAGGATGTGGCGCACGGACTCCAACAGCCGCAAAAGGCCATTCCGCCCAAATACTTCTACGATCGGCAGGGATCGTTATTGTTCGAGGAGATTTGTCGGCAGCCCGAGTATTATTTGACGCGCACGGAAACCGCCATTCTGACGCGGTATGCGGCGGCGATTGTGGATGTCGTAGGCGAGTGCGCCATAGTCGAATTGGGGAGCGGCAGTTCGCTGAAAACTCGCTTGCTCCTGGACGAGTGCCAGCGTCGCTATCGTCGCGCCCACTATATTCCCGTCGATATCAGCGCTTCCATGCTCGAAGCCACGGCGCGAAAACTGCTGGAGGAATATCCCCACTTGCGGATCGACGCGCTGGCCGCCGACTATCTCACGGGGCTGTCCGTGCTGCCGGCGGCACCGCGCCGCCTGGCGCTCTTTCTCGGCAGCAATCTCGGGAATTTCTCACCAAGCGAACAAGAACAGCTTTTTCGGCAACTCGCGCGCACGCTCCAGCGAGGAGATTTTCTCTTGATCGGTCTCGACCTGCGCAAACCGCTTGACGTGGTCGAGCCAGCGTACAATGACGCCGCCGGTGTGACCGCTGCATTTAACCTCAATTTGCTTCAGCGTATGAACCGGGAGTTGCGGGCCGATTTTGATTTAGGCGCGTTTTCCCATGTGGCGTTTTACAATCCGATCCAACACCAAATCGAGATGCATCTGCGCAGTGAGCGCGAGCAGCAGGTGGCGATTCGCGATCTTTCCCTTGCCGTTTCCTTCCACGCTGGGGAGACCATCCATACGGAAATCTCGCGCAAGTTCGATCTCGACGAGATCGACGCACAGCTGGCGCTCTTCGGCTTTCGCCCGCGCGCGCGGTGGAGCGATGCCCGCTCTTGGTTCGCCGTCTGTTTATTTCGGTTTTCCGGACCTCTCAATCCCGAGGTTTGA
- a CDS encoding asparaginase, which translates to MSASTGHETRLLFIAAGGTIAMEKDAQTGRSVVVRTAAELLACSTPPANAKVRCLDVPLALRVLSRPGDLLTLARWVQQEARIETDAVVFAQGTDTLEEVTYFMDEVWSLSVPLIFTAAMRPGWADDYDGERNLTEALRVAAMVPKDVGVLVVMHGEIFEAWSVYKADTGALDAFTARRGAPRGYVTSLDVVLPVFSASRARFRMLPAELPSAVPILTMGIGDDAVLLDRLDLASVRGVVIAGLGAGTIPPIACEKAMTLARSGVQVVLCSSALSGRTAEEQYYPRAYDELCAAGIAIEDHLNARKTRIRLLLSLGFGLPYVPFGEAETK; encoded by the coding sequence ATGTCCGCGAGCACTGGGCACGAGACACGGCTGCTCTTCATCGCCGCCGGCGGGACGATCGCTATGGAAAAGGACGCGCAAACCGGTAGGAGCGTTGTCGTGCGTACGGCCGCCGAGTTGCTCGCTTGCTCTACGCCTCCTGCCAATGCCAAGGTGCGCTGTCTCGATGTGCCTTTAGCGTTGCGTGTCCTGAGCCGCCCCGGCGACCTCTTGACGCTTGCGCGCTGGGTGCAACAGGAGGCACGAATCGAGACCGACGCGGTGGTGTTCGCGCAGGGCACCGACACGCTCGAAGAAGTCACCTACTTTATGGACGAAGTCTGGTCGCTGTCGGTGCCGCTGATCTTTACTGCTGCCATGCGTCCAGGGTGGGCGGATGATTACGACGGCGAACGCAACCTGACCGAAGCCTTGCGCGTGGCCGCCATGGTTCCCAAAGATGTTGGCGTGTTAGTGGTGATGCACGGTGAAATCTTTGAGGCGTGGAGCGTGTACAAGGCGGATACCGGCGCGCTCGATGCCTTCACCGCGCGACGAGGAGCGCCACGCGGCTACGTTACATCGTTGGATGTTGTCTTACCCGTTTTCTCGGCGTCGCGCGCGCGGTTTCGCATGTTGCCAGCCGAGTTACCGTCAGCCGTGCCCATCCTGACCATGGGAATTGGAGACGACGCTGTCTTGTTAGATCGCCTCGATCTCGCCTCTGTCCGTGGTGTGGTCATTGCCGGACTGGGAGCAGGGACCATTCCTCCGATTGCTTGTGAGAAAGCAATGACACTCGCGCGGAGCGGGGTGCAGGTCGTGTTGTGTTCGAGTGCACTCAGCGGAAGGACGGCGGAAGAGCAGTACTATCCCAGGGCCTACGATGAACTCTGTGCCGCCGGGATAGCGATTGAGGATCATTTGAACGCCCGCAAGACGCGGATTCGATTGCTGTTGAGCTTGGGGTTCGGATTACCGTATGTGCCGTTTGGGGAAGCCGAGACAAAGTAA
- a CDS encoding adenylate/guanylate cyclase domain-containing protein yields MGGVFLCLLVGLWQAKALLQFALTGAVISLPLAAFEAHLFLPRFADALRRASFPVHLLLKTAFYFLVIVLGIQIGVILVERPYPGFTLNSVFVSGVLFSFIFSVAANFLFLVRRMVGTSALSNFFLGKYYRPREEQRIFMFLDVDSSTALAERIGHRQFHAFLNRFFFDISEPIRATKGIIYQYAGDGVVISWLLSIGVRDANCLRCYFAICDQLAAASSAYVRDFGAFPSFRAGLHAGPVVAGEIGDLKQEIVFLGDTVNTAARVLDACKTVGQRILVSRDLIEHVSLPSDISARSLGPIALRGKKEPIEIFTVERYTIGERAVAPC; encoded by the coding sequence GTGGGTGGCGTGTTCCTCTGTCTTCTGGTGGGCCTCTGGCAGGCGAAAGCGTTGTTACAATTCGCGCTGACAGGTGCGGTGATCAGTCTTCCCCTTGCCGCTTTTGAAGCCCACCTTTTTCTCCCACGCTTTGCTGACGCTCTTAGGCGCGCCTCTTTCCCGGTTCATCTGTTGCTGAAGACCGCCTTCTACTTCCTTGTCATCGTCCTTGGTATCCAGATCGGCGTAATCCTCGTCGAGAGACCCTATCCTGGGTTTACACTCAATTCCGTCTTCGTCTCTGGGGTGCTCTTTTCTTTTATCTTCAGTGTCGCCGCCAACTTCCTATTTCTGGTCCGCCGGATGGTTGGCACCTCTGCCCTGAGCAATTTCTTCCTTGGCAAGTACTATCGCCCGCGCGAGGAGCAGCGCATCTTTATGTTTCTTGATGTGGACTCCTCGACCGCGCTGGCAGAACGGATCGGCCACCGCCAGTTTCACGCGTTCTTGAACCGTTTCTTCTTTGATATTTCGGAACCCATTCGGGCGACGAAAGGCATCATTTACCAGTATGCAGGAGACGGCGTCGTCATCAGCTGGCTGCTCTCGATTGGGGTGAGAGACGCAAATTGCCTGCGTTGTTACTTTGCCATTTGCGACCAACTCGCAGCTGCAAGCAGCGCCTACGTGAGAGATTTTGGCGCCTTCCCTTCCTTCCGTGCGGGTCTCCATGCAGGTCCCGTCGTGGCGGGAGAAATCGGGGATCTCAAACAAGAGATCGTCTTTCTCGGTGATACAGTGAACACGGCCGCTCGGGTGTTAGATGCCTGCAAGACCGTGGGCCAGCGCATTCTGGTGTCACGGGACCTCATCGAGCACGTTTCCTTACCATCGGACATATCAGCACGTTCCCTTGGGCCGATCGCTTTGCGGGGGAAAAAGGAGCCCATAGAGATCTTTACCGTTGAGCGATACACCATCGGTGAGCGTGCCGTTGCCCCATGTTAA
- a CDS encoding isoprenylcysteine carboxylmethyltransferase family protein — protein sequence MNSDETSFKVIAAILFLVYGVIRLYFQRGQRTIKKVDVRHESRERLLHNLVVVALIPLLLYLLTPWLWAFHVNLPTWLRWLGAFLFLLGDTVFLWAHYALGRNWSPVLEIRESHELIKDGPYQYVRHPMYTALFLIGIGVALLSANWIVGGSYLGSVLLMYLVRISSEEQMMNERFGEAYGEYSKRTGRLLPPLRGISKTLGS from the coding sequence ATGAACTCGGATGAGACCAGCTTTAAGGTCATTGCAGCAATCCTCTTCCTGGTTTATGGCGTGATTCGCCTCTACTTTCAGAGGGGCCAGAGGACCATCAAAAAGGTAGATGTACGCCACGAGAGTAGAGAGCGCCTTCTTCACAACTTGGTTGTCGTCGCATTGATCCCTCTCCTGCTCTACCTGCTAACGCCCTGGCTTTGGGCCTTCCATGTCAACTTGCCAACCTGGCTGCGCTGGCTCGGGGCTTTCCTCTTTTTACTAGGAGACACCGTTTTCCTGTGGGCGCACTATGCTCTTGGGCGAAACTGGTCGCCGGTGCTGGAGATTCGAGAGAGTCACGAGTTGATCAAGGACGGACCCTACCAGTATGTCCGCCATCCAATGTACACTGCGCTGTTCTTGATCGGGATAGGAGTCGCGCTGTTGTCGGCCAACTGGATCGTTGGGGGTTCCTACCTGGGTTCGGTATTGCTCATGTACCTGGTACGAATCTCATCGGAGGAGCAGATGATGAATGAACGGTTTGGAGAGGCATACGGAGAATACAGCAAGCGCACGGGACGTCTACTACCGCCGTTACGAGGAATCAGCAAAACTCTAGGCAGCTAA
- a CDS encoding PIN domain-containing protein yields MADLYVVDTHVLIWYFTGSKRLKPVLREKIDEIRNSNGRLLVPTIVLAEAFDIAEKGRVEFDFVEMERVIREESVFEIISFSPEIFTTVTQVRNVPELHDRIIVATARFYGAGILTKDREILASGEVRPL; encoded by the coding sequence ATGGCGGATCTCTACGTTGTCGATACACATGTGCTTATCTGGTACTTCACTGGCAGTAAGCGCCTGAAGCCAGTCTTGAGAGAGAAGATCGACGAGATTCGCAATAGCAATGGCCGCCTGTTAGTCCCAACAATCGTACTGGCAGAAGCCTTTGATATTGCCGAGAAAGGAAGAGTTGAATTCGATTTCGTGGAGATGGAACGAGTGATTCGTGAGGAGTCGGTATTTGAGATTATCAGTTTTAGTCCAGAAATTTTCACTACAGTGACGCAAGTGCGCAACGTTCCAGAACTGCATGATCGCATCATCGTGGCCACCGCCCGTTTTTACGGCGCGGGAATTTTGACGAAAGATCGTGAAATTTTGGCGTCCGGAGAAGTCCGACCGTTGTAG